TCACCTGGGCTGAACCCAAGGATCGCGGCATCGGTATGGTGTTCCAATCCTATGCCCTTTACCCGCGCATGAGCGTCGAAAAGAACCTGACCTTTGGCCTGCGCGTTGCAGGCATGGCCAAGGACGAGATCGCCCGCCGCCTCGAACATGCCTCGAAGCTGCTGCACCTCGACCAGCTCTTGCACCGCAAACCCGCCGAGCTATCGGGCGGCCAGCGTCAGCGCGTCGCCATCGGCCGCGCGCTGGTGCGCGAGGTGGATGTGTTCTTGTTCGACGAGCCGCTGTCGAATTTGGACGCCAAACTGCGTAACGAGCTGCGGATCGAGATCAAAAAGCTGCACCAATCGCTGGGCAACACCATGATCTATGTCACCCACGACCAGACCGAGGCGATGACCTTGGCTGATCGGATCGCCATCATGCGCGACGGCGTGATCCAGCAGCTTGCCACCCCGGCCGAGGTCTATCACCGCCCCGCCAACCTGTTCGTTGCGGGCTTTATCGGTGCGCCCGCGATGAATTTCATCAGCGGCCAGATCACCGCGGATGGCCAGTTCACCAGCGGCGCGCTGTCGGTGCCACTTCGCCGCAGCTTGCCCGCAGGTCCCGCGACATTGGGCATCCGCCCCGAACATATTACCCCCGGTGGCACAACGCTGTCCGGCACGGTGACGGTGGTCGAGCCGATGGGCGCCGATACGGTCGTCTGGTTCGATTGCGCCGGTCAGCAAATGTCGCTGCGTGTGATGGGCGATAGCGATTTGCAGCCCGGCCAAACCATCGGCGCCACTTTCGACACCGCCCATGCCTCGCTGTTCGATGCGCAGGGCGACCGGCTTTAAGCCAGAATTAGGACGTATCATGACCAACGCAACTTACGACGTCATCGTCGTTG
Above is a genomic segment from Ketogulonicigenium vulgare WSH-001 containing:
- a CDS encoding ABC transporter ATP-binding protein; this encodes MTPITPSAVSVQDLQIRYGNATVINGLNLEIAPREFLVLLGPSGCGKSTLLNAIAGLNDVAGGQIHISGKNVTWAEPKDRGIGMVFQSYALYPRMSVEKNLTFGLRVAGMAKDEIARRLEHASKLLHLDQLLHRKPAELSGGQRQRVAIGRALVREVDVFLFDEPLSNLDAKLRNELRIEIKKLHQSLGNTMIYVTHDQTEAMTLADRIAIMRDGVIQQLATPAEVYHRPANLFVAGFIGAPAMNFISGQITADGQFTSGALSVPLRRSLPAGPATLGIRPEHITPGGTTLSGTVTVVEPMGADTVVWFDCAGQQMSLRVMGDSDLQPGQTIGATFDTAHASLFDAQGDRL